The following are encoded in a window of Deinococcota bacterium genomic DNA:
- a CDS encoding SufE family protein yields MSTPQSTARSTAQRLEEIIGAFRTAPKSLRLQLLLEYTRKVPPLPPELDGHREAMEQVHECQTPFFVLSEVDEEGRVALHFDAPQEAPTMRGFAGILAEGLSGASAQEVLEVPDDFYTRMGLAEIISSQRLRGMAAIMQRVKRQIGERTATSI; encoded by the coding sequence ATGAGCACACCCCAGAGCACAGCCCGGAGCACAGCCCAACGGCTCGAAGAGATCATCGGCGCGTTCAGGACCGCACCCAAGAGTCTGCGACTCCAACTCCTCCTGGAGTACACCCGCAAGGTCCCTCCCCTGCCCCCCGAACTCGACGGCCACCGCGAGGCGATGGAGCAGGTCCACGAGTGCCAGACGCCCTTCTTTGTCCTGAGCGAGGTCGACGAGGAGGGCCGGGTCGCCCTCCACTTCGACGCCCCTCAGGAGGCGCCGACCATGCGCGGCTTCGCGGGCATCCTCGCCGAGGGGCTGAGCGGCGCCTCGGCGCAGGAGGTGCTCGAGGTTCCCGACGACTTCTACACCCGCATGGGTTTGGCCGAGATCATCTCGTCACAGCGCCTGCGCGGTATGGCGGCCATCATGCAGCGCGTTAAGCGCCAGATCGGCGAGAGGACAGCCACGAGCATCTAG
- the aroA gene encoding 3-phosphoshikimate 1-carboxyvinyltransferase, producing MCVYPDRLEIPPGVFDRVLEVPGSKSLTNRALVVAALAEGRSRLAGALLAEDSEVMAAALNRLGIAVTVEGDLFTVEGQGGRIPVAEAELDLRLSGTSIRFLTALVALGRGRYRLDGNERMRQRPIQDLLSALESLGVKAETVFETGCPPLVVEGRGLRGGRARVAGERSSQFLSALLMAAPYADAPVTLEVAGDLQSKPFIDMTLALMEDFGVTVDREGYRRFTVAPARYRARDYAVEGDAMAAGYFWAAAAVSGGRARVLGVGAGSSQGDKGLADVLGMMGCKVSWEAGACEVRAPEGGVLRGGVFDLNDMPDQAQTLAVVALFADGPVRIENVWNMRIKETDRLGALHTELSKLGARVEEGRDFIVVHPLEDYRGPVRIDTYGDHRMAMAFALAGLRLPGVTIMDPGCVAKTFPDFFRALTGAAAV from the coding sequence ATGTGCGTTTACCCCGACCGCCTCGAGATTCCCCCCGGCGTCTTCGATCGTGTGCTCGAGGTGCCGGGCTCCAAAAGCCTCACCAACCGGGCGCTCGTCGTCGCGGCTCTGGCCGAGGGGCGCTCGAGGCTAGCGGGCGCGCTGCTCGCCGAGGACTCCGAGGTGATGGCGGCGGCGCTGAACCGGCTGGGCATCGCGGTCACGGTCGAGGGCGACCTCTTCACCGTCGAGGGGCAGGGGGGGCGCATTCCCGTCGCCGAGGCCGAGCTCGACCTGCGCCTCTCGGGCACCTCGATTCGCTTTCTGACCGCGCTCGTCGCGCTCGGGCGGGGGCGTTACCGCCTGGACGGCAACGAGCGGATGCGCCAGCGCCCCATCCAGGACCTGCTGAGCGCGCTCGAGTCGCTCGGGGTCAAGGCGGAAACGGTCTTTGAGACGGGCTGCCCGCCGCTCGTCGTCGAAGGCCGTGGGCTCAGGGGCGGGCGGGCGCGGGTGGCGGGCGAGCGCTCCTCGCAGTTTCTCTCGGCCTTGCTCATGGCCGCGCCCTACGCGGACGCCCCCGTCACCCTCGAGGTGGCGGGCGACTTGCAGTCCAAGCCCTTTATCGACATGACCCTGGCGCTCATGGAGGATTTCGGCGTCACCGTGGACCGCGAGGGCTACCGGCGCTTCACCGTGGCCCCCGCGCGCTACCGGGCGCGCGACTACGCCGTCGAGGGCGACGCCATGGCGGCGGGCTACTTCTGGGCGGCGGCGGCCGTCAGCGGCGGCCGGGCGCGGGTTTTGGGCGTGGGCGCGGGCTCGAGCCAGGGCGACAAAGGCCTGGCGGACGTGCTCGGTATGATGGGCTGCAAGGTGAGCTGGGAGGCGGGGGCCTGCGAGGTGCGGGCGCCCGAGGGCGGGGTCCTCAGGGGCGGCGTCTTCGACCTCAACGACATGCCCGACCAGGCGCAGACGCTGGCGGTGGTGGCCCTCTTCGCCGACGGTCCGGTGCGCATCGAAAACGTCTGGAACATGCGCATCAAGGAGACCGACCGCCTGGGCGCGCTCCATACCGAGCTGAGCAAGCTGGGCGCGCGGGTCGAGGAGGGGCGCGACTTCATCGTCGTCCATCCCCTTGAGGACTACCGCGGGCCCGTCCGTATCGACACCTACGGCGACCACCGCATGGCGATGGCCTTTGCCCTGGCCGGCCTGCGCCTGCCCGGCGTGACCATCATGGACCCCGGCTGCGTCGCCAAGACCTTCCCCGACTTCTTTCGCGCCCTGACCGGGGCGGCGGCGGTATGA
- the rpmE gene encoding 50S ribosomal protein L31 yields the protein MKADIHPKIMPAKIMCGCGNVIETMSTKQEIHIDVCSACHPFYTGQQRFIDTEGRVEKFQKRFANASYRRK from the coding sequence ATGAAAGCAGACATTCATCCCAAAATCATGCCCGCAAAGATTATGTGCGGTTGCGGCAACGTGATCGAGACCATGAGCACCAAGCAGGAGATCCACATCGACGTGTGCAGCGCCTGCCATCCCTTCTACACCGGCCAGCAGCGCTTTATCGACACCGAAGGCCGCGTCGAGAAGTTCCAGAAGCGCTTTGCCAACGCGAGCTACCGCAGGAAGTAG
- the cmk gene encoding (d)CMP kinase, with product MMTLVDVYELSGPRPVGPGCADGADDERRLVITLDGPAASGKSSVARRVAELLNIPYVSSGLLYRAATFLVLERGLGPADEAAVMALLNAHRVELRAQTGRANQLFIDAVNISPALHTDAVDAAVSAVAGHPSVRDWVGERLRATGGSFAIDGRDMGTAVFPDATHKFYLDAPAEVRARRRVGERSTSLPEVAEALRRRDRLDHKQLTPAPDAVHIDTADLTVEEVTRRVLDEVLSTSLAR from the coding sequence ATGATGACGCTCGTGGACGTTTACGAACTCAGCGGGCCGAGACCGGTAGGACCTGGATGCGCGGACGGCGCCGACGATGAGCGCCGCCTCGTCATCACCCTGGACGGCCCGGCGGCGTCGGGCAAGTCGAGCGTGGCCAGGCGCGTCGCCGAGCTTTTGAATATTCCCTATGTCTCGAGCGGCCTGCTCTACCGGGCCGCCACCTTCCTGGTCTTGGAGCGCGGCTTAGGCCCCGCCGACGAGGCGGCGGTGATGGCGCTCCTGAACGCCCACCGGGTGGAGCTGCGGGCGCAGACGGGCCGAGCCAACCAGCTCTTTATCGACGCCGTCAATATCTCGCCCGCGCTACACACCGACGCCGTGGACGCGGCGGTCTCGGCGGTCGCGGGTCACCCCTCGGTGCGGGACTGGGTCGGCGAGCGCCTGCGCGCCACCGGCGGCTCCTTTGCCATCGACGGCCGTGACATGGGCACGGCCGTTTTTCCCGACGCCACCCACAAGTTTTATCTCGACGCGCCCGCCGAAGTGCGCGCCCGGCGCCGGGTAGGCGAGCGCAGCACCTCGCTGCCCGAGGTGGCCGAGGCCTTGCGGCGGCGCGACCGGCTCGACCACAAGCAGCTTACGCCCGCCCCGGACGCCGTGCACATCGACACCGCCGACCTGACCGTCGAAGAGGTAACGCGCCGCGTGCTCGACGAGGTCTTGAGCACCTCCTTGGCCCGTTAG